From Marinifilum sp. JC120:
AACTGCGAGATGAACGCAAGCAGCGTCGTGAACGGACCGGAAAAGCCACCATTGAAATTCAAGAAGCCACACGTTCCGGCAAAGTGGTTGCCGAGACCGTTAACGCCTCCTACGCATGGGACCACAACCCAATTTTCAAAGATCTATCCGCCACCATCATGCGCGGGGACCGCATCGGTATTATCGGCCCCAACGGTGCAGGCAAAACTACCCTCATTCAAGTGCTGCTTGGGAACCTTAAGCCAGATTCCGGCAGCGTAAAGCTGGGAACCAAACTCGAAATTTCATATTTCGACCAGCACCGCGAACAGCTCGACCCCAATAAATCCGTGCGCGATTCTGTAGCTGACGGCAACGATACTGTAACCATCAATGGTCGCAACAAGCACGTCATGGGTTATCTGAAGGATTTCCTGTTTTCCCCGGACCGGGCCAATTCCCCGGTAAGTGTACTTTCCGGCGGTGAGCGCAACCGTTTACTTTTGGCCCGTTTGTTTACCCGCCCTTCCAACCTGCTGATAATGGATGAACCTACAAACGACCTTGACGCCGAAACCCTTGAACTGCTCGAAGACCGCATCATGGAATATCCCGGCACAGTCATCATCGTCAGCCATGACCGTGCATTCCTGAACAACGTGGTTACCGGGACACTGGCTTTTGACGGTAATGCAAAGGTAAATGACTACGTAGGCGGCTACGACGACTGGGTGCGCCAGCGTCCGCAACAAGAAGTGGAAGCAAAGCCCAAAGCTGCCAAGCCAAAACCGAAGAAGACCTCAAACGACCGCCCTGAAAAGCTCAGCTACAAAGAGCAACGCGAATTCGAAGGTCTCGAAGTGGAAATAGTCGAGCTTCCCGGAAAAATCGAAGAGCTTGAAGGTTCCATCGAAGAGATGCAGACCCTCATGGCCGACCCGGAATTCTACAAAAAGTCCGGCGAAGAAATGGCTGCTGCCCAAACAAAGCTCGAAAACCTCGAAGCAGAGCACGAAACCACCTTCGAACGCTGGGAAGAAGTGGAAGAGAAGCTTGCTGAGTACAGGAAGCGTACTGGGAAAATTTAGTGCCTCCGGCGGCTGGAGAAGGGAAAACTTTTGCAAAAGTTTTCCCTTCCCCAGACCCCATCCCTTTCAAAACCTTTTGATTTGCTTCGCATATAGCTTGTGAATACGTCACTAATACAGCTTTCTTGCTATCTTTATAACTCAAGCGTAAATTATCTTGATGAAATCCAAAGCGACTTCTCCTTTCTGGATGCCCATTTACGCATTTTTCGCCACTATTTTGGTTGGTGGAATGCTGCTCAAGCTGGACATTTGCCATCCGGGAAAGGAACTTTCATTTCTCGATGCTGTTTTCACGGCAACCTCAGCGGTCTGCGTTACCGGGCTTGCGGTGGTGGATACCGGGACCTTTTTCAGCCGTACCGGGCAGAGTGTAATTCTCTTCCTGATCCAGCTGGGCGGTCTGGGTATTATGACTTACGCCAGTCTGGTAATTTACCTGCTGGGTAAAAAGGTCAGTGCCTCGGACCGTATTGCTGTCAGCCAGACGCTAATTCACGACCCGTCTTTTAATATTGGTAAATTCATTGTGGGCGTAGTCACGGCGGTGCTTTCTATAGAAGCAATCGGCGCCCTGCTGCTTAACCGCATGGACCCGGTAGGATTTTACGGATTCTCGGCAGTTTTCCATTCCATTTCGGCATTCTGTAATGCAGGATTCTCGCTTTACTCGGACAGCCTGACCACGTGGAAGGACCACCTTGGAATCAACACGGTCTTCATGGCCCTGATTGTTATGGGCGGTCTGGGTTTTTACGTTATGGCCGAGCTATGGCATAAATTTATGGATTTCATCCGCAGACGTAAAACCGAAGTTTCAGCCCATGCACTTAGCTGGCATACACGCATTGTACTGGAAACAAGCTTTTTCCTGATTATCGGCGGCGGGTTGGCCATATTTTTTGCTGAAAGCTTCAAAGTCCACAAAGTTGAAGGAGCCGTTGTCAATGAAATTACAGCTCTGTTCCAATCTGTGACCTGCCGTACCGCAGGATTCAATACTGTAGACATTTCCGGGCTGACAAACATTTCGCTGCTGGTCATGATCGGCCTCATGCTTATCGGAGGTTCGCCGGGATCATGCGCCGGGGGCTTGAAAACAACCACTTTCCGTACCTGGCTGGGCTTCATCATTTCCAAGATCAAAGGACATTCGCAGGTAAAAGTAGGCTGGTATGCGCTCACCAAAGAAAGCGTTAACCGCGCCCTGACCCTTTTGACCATCGCCAGCGTAATCCTCGGATCGGCCATTATCCTAC
This genomic window contains:
- a CDS encoding ATP-binding cassette domain-containing protein, giving the protein MALMSVSDLSMTFGGPQLLDKVSFQVEEGQRICIVGRNGEGKSTLLRLMSGDLVPDDGNISYQKGVSVARLSQKVPERLEGSIFEVVAGGLGDLGKALTRYHTVSLEVANSGDVSKLSEVEEVMEKHGGWEALTTIEMVISRLSLSAEMRFETLSGGLKRRALLARALASKPDVLLLDEPTNHLDIDSIAWLEEFIVKNIRTLIFITHDRMFLRKIATRIIELDRGNVADWSCDYDTFLKRKEDILSAEEKNWSEFDKKLAREEVWIRQGIKARRTRNEGRVRALKKLRDERKQRRERTGKATIEIQEATRSGKVVAETVNASYAWDHNPIFKDLSATIMRGDRIGIIGPNGAGKTTLIQVLLGNLKPDSGSVKLGTKLEISYFDQHREQLDPNKSVRDSVADGNDTVTINGRNKHVMGYLKDFLFSPDRANSPVSVLSGGERNRLLLARLFTRPSNLLIMDEPTNDLDAETLELLEDRIMEYPGTVIIVSHDRAFLNNVVTGTLAFDGNAKVNDYVGGYDDWVRQRPQQEVEAKPKAAKPKPKKTSNDRPEKLSYKEQREFEGLEVEIVELPGKIEELEGSIEEMQTLMADPEFYKKSGEEMAAAQTKLENLEAEHETTFERWEEVEEKLAEYRKRTGKI
- a CDS encoding potassium transporter TrkH — its product is MKSKATSPFWMPIYAFFATILVGGMLLKLDICHPGKELSFLDAVFTATSAVCVTGLAVVDTGTFFSRTGQSVILFLIQLGGLGIMTYASLVIYLLGKKVSASDRIAVSQTLIHDPSFNIGKFIVGVVTAVLSIEAIGALLLNRMDPVGFYGFSAVFHSISAFCNAGFSLYSDSLTTWKDHLGINTVFMALIVMGGLGFYVMAELWHKFMDFIRRRKTEVSAHALSWHTRIVLETSFFLIIGGGLAIFFAESFKVHKVEGAVVNEITALFQSVTCRTAGFNTVDISGLTNISLLVMIGLMLIGGSPGSCAGGLKTTTFRTWLGFIISKIKGHSQVKVGWYALTKESVNRALTLLTIASVILGSAIILLSITEGSHLPHSEVRGHFIEITFEAISAFATVGLSTGVTPDLSGPGKSIIIFLMFVGRLGPVWLLTAINSWQKEPRYRLPEDDLPLG